In Mangifera indica cultivar Alphonso chromosome 7, CATAS_Mindica_2.1, whole genome shotgun sequence, the genomic window acattcaaTGGTAtaatgatgaaataatatttgtatattcaaattatgtattaaaattgtgATGCATAACGTAATATTAGTGAAAAAGCAATATTGTATAAGTAGTTGTTGGGCATACCACTTCTTGGCTGTTGGACCCGTAGTTGTTTGTGACAACTGAACGTTTACAAGTGAGCGACTAAGAATTGCCATAGCTAAGGTGGGTATTTTATGGCTTAAAAGTCCTATGTTTAAAGTAGTTTTTTTCTTCTGAGTTCAGAGGTTTTTGTGGTGGGTTTTTTTAAATGCTTTTAGGGGTGGTTTGGTTTaacaaatgttttattattaaaattagaagattATTTTGAAGGTAGATTAACttgaagattattgggtataaattattattatgtttgataaaatttgataaactaagtaggtataaataattattgtatttgattaaggtaataacaaaatattagtatattattttatttaaatatctttggatataattattttaaattttttttatgttatttgttataataattgaaaattagattatttttatcctaaaaaattaataaataaatatataattataataaaataaatattattttgattattctttaatatttaaggtaaaaatgataattaaactATCTCTCATACTACTTgttatatcattattgataaatgaatattattaaaattttttattacttataaaccaaagaTAGATTATTAGAGTAATCATTAATGCCCCATAATCATACTCTCCCTTAGTACTTTTAATAAAAGccaaagatttatttttgtctaaggTTTGGTGTGCTTTCAAACTTTCAtctacaatatttaaaaaatctaaatatttatcattttgttaaaattttttatcaaattaaagataaaaatattatttaaccggaaaaaatttaaaaaaaattaaaattttatctcatttttcctttttaatttataaaaataacaattttctccacCTAAATTTGACAAGTTGATTTTTTCATTTACTTAACCCATcacaagaaataaattaaattttcttcaaacattccacaataattaaaaaatccagTACAACTTTGAACATCATGATCATCTTCACCAAGTATGGCCActatagattcaatttttctacAAAGATACTAAtacagataaatatttatttttattactatgCGTCTTCACCATAGTatctgataatatatataattcatatgtTAAAAGCAACAAATATCATGAATCTTAGGATCTATACTATgcttataaatgaaaattatcaaGTTTTGAAGCTGCTGTTGATATATCTTCTTGAAAAGAATCTTCCTTTTCTCTATTGGGTGCTGCTGCCTCTGAGATGGAACTAGGCATCTGTCTTGGTGGTGGAGCTGAACAGACTGGTACAACTGTTCTTATTCTTACAGCTGGTGCCATAAAGCTGGGATGAACCTGTCTAAGGTTCCTTCTTTCAGTGCTAGGTATGCTTGAGTGCGAAGAAAATCCGGTTCTCATACTTGGTGGAGCAGGAATCTGGCTTGCCAAATGTTGTGGAAGGGGCCTTGCTGAAGATATAGGTGCCACCGTTCTCATTGCAGTAGATGAAGGTGATCTGGGACTTCTATGAGAACTAGCTCTTGGATGATACTGGGGTCTCAGATGCGATGGAGCTCGTGGGTTTTGTATCTGTGGATTGCCAAGCTTAAAACCAGATTCCAAGTTCCTATGAGAAGCCAATTCAGATTGCCCTGATTGGCTTCtttcatatttaacattttcGAATTTGTTCTCAAGCTCCACACTAATTTTACTTTCCAAATCAACATTCTTCTGATTTCCATCCTCATGAATTGGTTGCTCAATTCTTGGTTCAGCATTGGGGCGAACAGAGACAGAGGCATCTGGAACTACAGACGGTGGGAGTTTGGAGGATTCTTCTGCTTTCTCCTCCTGTATTTCTTGAATAGTCACCGTGGATCTGCTCCTGATTGGCTCAGGAACTGACTTACTTGAGAAGCACAGCGATGGACTGGAGGTGGCAACTGTGACCCTTGGTTCTTCTATGGGTAATGGTTCTTGTTTTCCCGTTGGAATATATAACGTGTGGTTTGGGCAGAAAATAGACTGCATATACGGCAGAATCTGAGGACCAAGTGGTGGAGATGGTGGAACAGGAAGAATTAATAGGCGGTTTTGAAGCTGCAGAAATTGTTCTTGCTGCCACATCTGACACAGGTCCAGCTCTGGGGAAAAATTAGGGTAGGCCCAGCTTTGGTATTGTTCAGGATATAAGCTTGAAGTTGGTGGGGCTAGGCCTCTGCACATAGGAATGAATCTCTGATGTCCATGTTGGCAGTCATTTTGCATGAAGAGCTTTGACTCTGGCTGTTGCAAAGAGGA contains:
- the LOC123221744 gene encoding double-stranded RNA-binding protein 2-like isoform X1 is translated as MVALCCFRFVNGVIEIGMYKNQLQELAQRSCFNLPAYSCIREGPDHAPRFKATVNFNGETFESPTFCSTLRQAEHAAAEVALSTLANKGPSRALAARVLDETGVYKNLLQETAHKAGLNLPMYTTVRSGPGHVPVFSCTVELARMSFTGEPARTKKQAQKNAAMVAWSTLKRLSQRGSTVSTSPSSHLLESKCNEEQEQVVIARFLSSLQQPESKLFMQNDCQHGHQRFIPMCRGLAPPTSSLYPEQYQSWAYPNFSPELDLCQMWQQEQFLQLQNRLLILPVPPSPPLGPQILPYMQSIFCPNHTLYIPTGKQEPLPIEEPRVTVATSSPSLCFSSKSVPEPIRSRSTVTIQEIQEEKAEESSKLPPSVVPDASVSVRPNAEPRIEQPIHEDGNQKNVDLESKISVELENKFENVKYERSQSGQSELASHRNLESGFKLGNPQIQNPRAPSHLRPQYHPRASSHRSPRSPSSTAMRTVAPISSARPLPQHLASQIPAPPSMRTGFSSHSSIPSTERRNLRQVHPSFMAPAVRIRTVVPVCSAPPPRQMPSSISEAAAPNREKEDSFQEDISTAASKLDNFHL
- the LOC123221744 gene encoding double-stranded RNA-binding protein 2-like isoform X2 → MYKNQLQELAQRSCFNLPAYSCIREGPDHAPRFKATVNFNGETFESPTFCSTLRQAEHAAAEVALSTLANKGPSRALAARVLDETGVYKNLLQETAHKAGLNLPMYTTVRSGPGHVPVFSCTVELARMSFTGEPARTKKQAQKNAAMVAWSTLKRLSQRGSTVSTSPSSHLLESKCNEEQEQVVIARFLSSLQQPESKLFMQNDCQHGHQRFIPMCRGLAPPTSSLYPEQYQSWAYPNFSPELDLCQMWQQEQFLQLQNRLLILPVPPSPPLGPQILPYMQSIFCPNHTLYIPTGKQEPLPIEEPRVTVATSSPSLCFSSKSVPEPIRSRSTVTIQEIQEEKAEESSKLPPSVVPDASVSVRPNAEPRIEQPIHEDGNQKNVDLESKISVELENKFENVKYERSQSGQSELASHRNLESGFKLGNPQIQNPRAPSHLRPQYHPRASSHRSPRSPSSTAMRTVAPISSARPLPQHLASQIPAPPSMRTGFSSHSSIPSTERRNLRQVHPSFMAPAVRIRTVVPVCSAPPPRQMPSSISEAAAPNREKEDSFQEDISTAASKLDNFHL